ATCGACGACAACGATCACGTCAACAACGTCGTCTACCTCAAGTGGATCTTCGACGTCGCGCTGGCGCACTGGCAGGTGAGTGCTCCCGCAGCGATGCAGGCCACGTACGGGTGGGTGGCGACGCGCCACGAGATCGACTATCGCCGCGAGGCGCTCCTGGGCGACCCCATCGTGGCCCGGACCTGGATCGGCACCGTGGATTCGCGCAAGTTCGAGCGTCGGACGGCGATCGTCCGGACCAGCGACAACGCGGTGCTGGCGCGCGGGACGAGCTACTGGGCGCTGATCACTCGGGCCACCGGGCGGATCACGCGCATTCCGACCGAGATGGTGCAGCTGTTCGAGGCGTACATGGAACCGGCACCGACGATGTCGAACCCGAATGCCGCCCCGGGTAGCTGATCCGTTGTGCGAATCGGGGGGCGGGGTCGGGTGGCGAGTTTACCTTCGTTTGCTGAGGGAGTGATGCGTACACCACTGCTGCTGTTGCTCACGCTGGTCGCGGGCTGCAACGCCTCGAACAACACCGATCCGATCGTCTGCACCACCGAGGCGCGGGCGGGGATCAACGTGGTCGTGCGCGACGCCGACACGCAGGCTGGTCTCGCCGCCGTGGCGCGCGGGGCAGTCACCGACGGGGCGTATGTGGATTCGCTGCGGGCCAATGGATCGACCACGACGATGGCCGCGGCGTATGAGCGACCGGGGACGTACGTGGTCGATGTTCGCGCGACT
The Gemmatimonadaceae bacterium DNA segment above includes these coding regions:
- a CDS encoding acyl-CoA thioesterase translates to MRRLITEGAPRGKSHGAKFPRDPPFLNPFPRPVQVFEIPIVVRPEDIDDNDHVNNVVYLKWIFDVALAHWQVSAPAAMQATYGWVATRHEIDYRREALLGDPIVARTWIGTVDSRKFERRTAIVRTSDNAVLARGTSYWALITRATGRITRIPTEMVQLFEAYMEPAPTMSNPNAAPGS